A genomic stretch from Solanum stenotomum isolate F172 chromosome 8, ASM1918654v1, whole genome shotgun sequence includes:
- the LOC125872416 gene encoding enoyl-CoA delta isomerase 2, peroxisomal-like, with product MCTLEKTGNIFYLTLTGDDEHRLNPTLIATLRSTLAQVKSQSVKGSVLITKADGRFFSNGFDLKYAQAGGSEKAAADRLMNMVGLLKPVVADFMSLPIPTIAAVTGHAAAAGLLLAMSHDYITMRSDKGVLYMSELDIGMTLPDYFMAMIRSKIGSAGARRDLVLKTAKIRGEEAVRLGMVDSAHGTAEETVDAAVRLAEELGKKRWDGKVYAEMRKSLFPELCGLLGLKDVAVLPSHL from the coding sequence ATGTGCACATTAGAAAAAACCGGTAACATCTTCTATCTTACGCTTACCGGCGACGACGAGCACCGGTTGAATCCTACTCTCATCGCGACCCTCCGATCAACACTAGCGCAAGTTAAATCCCAATCCGTGAAGGGTTCTGTTCTAATAACCAAAGCCGATGGAAGATTCTTCTCCAACGGCTTTGATCTAAAGTATGCACAAGCCGGCGGCTCAGAAAAAGCTGCTGCCGATCGACTTATGAACATGGTGGGTTTGTTAAAGCCAGTGGTTGCCGATTTCATGTCTCTCCCGATTCCAACCATCGCTGCCGTTACCGGCCACGCTGCGGCGGCAGGGCTGTTGTTAGCGATGAGTCATGATTATATAACGATGAGATCGGATAAAGGCGTGTTGTATATGAGTGAATTGGATATAGGAATGACTTTGCCGGATTATTTCATGGCGATGATAAGGTCTAAGATTGGATCGGCAGGTGCTCGGCGGGATTTGGTGTTGAAAACGGCGAAGATTAGGGGAGAGGAGGCGGTGAGGCTGGGGATGGTGGATTCGGCGCATGGTACGGCGGAGGAGACGGTGGATGCGGCGGTGCGACTGGCGGAGGAGCTGGGGAAAAAGCGTTGGGATGGTAAAGTGTATGCAGAGATGAGGAAATCGTTGTTTCCGGAATTGTGCGGACTTTTAGGGTTGAAAGACGTTGCAGTTTTGCCTTCACACCTTTGA